Below is a genomic region from Persicimonas caeni.
TTCGCAGTAGGGTTTAGATGTGACAATAGGCCGGCTCCCACGCCGGTGGTCGACGTCTCGAGCCTCGAACAACCGCCGCAGATTCGAGCCCTACTGAGTCTTGACGAAGGTATACGAGACGACGCCCTGGCCGAGCTCGATGATCTTCTTACCGTCCTTCTCTTCGAACTTCATCTCGGCGCCGATCACGGGCGGATCGACGGTGGTATAGACGAGCTCGCCGGTCTGCTCGGATTTCATGGGGCGCACGGCGCTGGCGAACTCGCCGGCGTCGACGACCAGCTTGCCGTCCTTCAGACTCACGGTGACCTCACCCAACTCGTCGCTCTGGTAGCTGCCCACGAAGCTCTTGACCGCCTTGGGGTCGATGTCTTGGAGGCGCTTCTTCATCTTGGCGGTCTCCTCGACGGTGGTCTTGTGGGCGAATTGAGCGTTCTTCGACGCTTGAGGCTCGAGGTCGAAGGCGAGTTCGAATAGGCCGTTGCGAATCGCTTGGGAGAAATTGTTGGCGGCTCCGCCGTTGCTCAGGATCGTGATGCCCAGGCCTGCGTCGGGCAGAAACGCCAGCTCGGAGGTGAACCCGGTGGTGTTGCCGCCGTGTGAGATCATCGTCTGGCCTTTGTAGTCAGCCACGATCCAGCCCAGGCCGTAGCTCGCCAGAGCGTTGATTTCGACCTGCGGCTTCCAGGTGTGGGTGAGGTTTTCGGCCGAGACCACGCGTTTGCCGTCAGGGGCGACGCCCTTGTTGAGCTGGGTGATGATGTACTTGGTCATGTCGTCGGTATTCGACCAGACTGCGCCGGCCGGTGCCAGCGGCACGACGAAGCGCTCGACGTCGAGCGGGGTGGGCTCGTAGGTGGCGTCGAGGCCGAGCACGTAGGGTGTCGCCGCTTTGCCCGAGCCGATCGCGTCGTCGAACGACAGCGTCGTCGCTTTCATGCCGATGGGGCCGAAGATGCGCTCGTCCATCGCCGCGATATAGCCGTCCTGCAGCTTTCCGTACTCGCTGCCCAGGGCGGCGGCGGTGACGTAGCCGCCGGTGGCGACCATCTGGTTGCTGTACTGGAAGGCTTCGCCGAAGTCGGTGAAGAACTCGAAGGTCTCGAGCGACTCGATGGTGTCTTCGGCGCTCATGTCGTTGAAGTTGAAAAAGATCTCGAAGTCGCGCCGCGGCACGCCCGTGCAGGCGCAGACCAGGTTCTCGACGGTGATCTTTTTGGAGATCTCGGGGTCTTTGACCGAAAACTCGGGCAGGATGAGCTGGGCGGCCTTGTCCCACTCGAGCTTGCCCTCGTCGACCGCGTCTGCCATGAGCATCGTGGTCATCGTCTTGCTGGTCGACCCGACCATCATGAGCGTGTCGGTGGTCATGGGCTCGCCGCCCATCTTACGCTCGCCGAAGGCCTTGGCATAGACGACTTCGCCATCCTGGACCACGCCGATGGAGGCGCCGGGCACGCCGAACAGCTCGACCATCTGGGCGACGTGCGCGTCGAATTTGGCCAGCTTCTCTTTGTCGAGCTTGGCCGGCTTTTTGCCGGCGATGCTCTCCTGCTGCATCGTGCTCTTCTGAAACCCGCTGGCGATCAGTTGCAGCTGGGAAGCGCGTTTCTGGACGGGAACGAGCTCGCCTTCGATAAGCGCCAGATACACCGTGTTGCCGACGCGCCAGCCGGAGGCCTGCTTGACGTAGCCTTCCTTGCCCATCTTGTAGTTGACGACGGTAATCTCCTCGAGGCCCTGGGCTGCCGGCGGGTTGAGCGTCTGCGTCGCCTCGAGCTCGAGATCGGGGTTGACCTTGGGCCACATCTGCTCGATCGCCTCGGCGACCTTGCCGCCGTCGAGGGCCATCATGTGTAGCTTGATCTTCTTGTCTGGCCCGACCGCCGTGGCGTAACCCTCGCGCTGCTCGACTGACCAGTTCTCGGGGATGGGGGCGGAGAAGCGCCCCTGCGGATCCTGATAGCCGGGCTGATCTTCCTGGGCGTTGCTCTCTTCGCCTTGTTCGGGTTGCTCCGATTGCTCCGGCGTATCAGCCGGCTCTTCGGCTTGCGGCTCGTCGGGAGGAATCGGCGGGCTGGTGCGGCACGAGAAGGCAGAAGACACAAGAAACACATATAGTACGACTAAAGTGAGTCGCTTCATCGTCACTTCCTTTGTGTAAATATTAGGTTCAGCAATCAACAGATACAACAGTGCGCTGGCGCAGGTAGTACAACCCTGCGCCTAAAGAAACCGCACGCCTGTGAACGTCAATAAAAAAGAGGAGGGAAAGCTAGCTTAGCAGCGACTTTTGCACGCGTTCTTGCGATGCGCGCACTTGCTCGCGCCACCTTTGCCTTTGCCGCGACTCGATTTGCAGGAGTGAAACTCCTCCATGCATCGATCTTTACAGCTCTTGCCCGACTCGAGGCGGCCGCTGCGGTTCTGATACGGGTCCTCATGAGCGTGGACGTGCACACAGGAGACAGCAAAGAAGAAGGGCAGAATAAGGACAAGGAGAGATTTCGAATTATTCATCTTAAGTGCCTGTATTTCTTCGGGAAACGCCATTTGTTTCGAGTATAGCAGACCCTTTTTTGCTTCAAAAATGGTAATTACAACCCGAAGCGCCCGTGTACTCGCACGCCCGTTTGCCAGTGATCGACGAACTCGCTGACACGGGCGAGCTCTGACGGGCGGTTGACGCCGAACCAGAAGTCGATCTGGGTCATCAGGATGATCGCGTCGGGGCGGAAGGTGGCGCCGAAGGCCGTGCCCCAGACGTGGTCGCGGCCGGTCTCGTCTTCGAGGTGGCGTGAGTTGAAATACGAAACTTCGGCAAAGGCGCCCAAGTCGAGGGCCAGGCGCATGGCGTTTTCTTCGCCGGTCTCGGGGTTCTCGTCGCGAAGGATCATCTCCGGTCCGCCGTCCCAGTCGACGCGGCCGCGCACCTTGCGGAGGCGCACCGGGTTGAACTCGGTGGCCGCGACGAGCGTCAGGAACCCGAAGGCGTCGGCGAGCCCCAGATCGAGGGCCACCTGCGACTCGTCTTCGATATAGGCGGCGCCCACCACGCCCCTGGCATCGGCGCCGAGCAGCGTGTCGACGTCGGCCGGCAAGGGCACGGCGTCGGCGCGAAGCTCGATGATATCGGTGGCGACGTCGCCCGGTGCGAAGACAAGGTGCAGCGAGGTGTCGCCGTAGGGGCTCCCCAGTCCGACGTACATGCGCCCGTCGGTAGTGTGCGGCGTCTCCGGCAGTTGCAGCACCACCCCGTCGACGCCGGCGTTGTTGGTCAGCGGATGGGTCTCGATCCCTGCCATGACCAACGAGCCCCAGTCGTGCAGGGTGAGGCGGCCGCCGTAGATCGTCTCCTGGGTGTTGACGCTGGCGAGGCCGACGGGGTCGCGAAAGCCGCCGTCTTCGGTGCGCGTCTGCTCCTCGGTCGGCGAGACTTTCAGCGCGTCGCTGACCAGCAGCGCGAAGGCCTCGACGCCGAAGCCTGCGTTGTAGAAGTCGAGGCTGAAGATGCCGCCGGCGTAGATCGGGCTGACGCTGGCGCTCTTTGTCCCTTCGTTGGTGCACACCTCGAACCCGTAGGTCGACCGCGTGCCGACGATGCCGGCGAGGTCGAATCGCCACGGAAGTTCTTGGTCGGTCTCGCGGGCGAACGCCTCGTTTCGCGCCAGATCTGCGCGGTGGATGCGATGCATCTCGTTATAATCCGAGACGATCGTGCGCGCTCGACGCGCCGTGCTGAAGACGTCGGCGTCGGCGGCCGTGCAGTCTTGCGCTACCGCCGAGTCCGCGCCGAATATCGCCGCGGCCGCCGTCAGAAGCGCCAAGAGAACTCGCGCATCACTTCGCATCATCGCTCTCTGTGTTGTCTGCCGCCGAAACTCGCTCGACCTCGTGTCCCTTCTTCTCGAGCATCGCGATCACGCTGTTGTCGCCGACCAGGTGGCCCGCGCCGACAGCCACGAAGACATCGCCGCGCTGCACGAGCTTTTCGAGCTCGCCGACCCACGCCTTGTTTCGCCGGTCGAACAGAACTTCGTACATCTTCGGGTGGCGCTCCATCTCCTGAGGGTCGAAGGCGACCTTGGCCAACTTGTCGGCGTCGCCGGCCTGATAGGCGGCGATAAGCTCGTCGAGCAGCTTCTTTTGATCCTCGCGGGTCTCCACCATGTAGCGCAGCAACTCGGCGTCGACCGCCTTCTGCAGCAAGCCGATCTGTTCTTTGACGCCCTCGAGGTAGACGAGCTCCTTGGACTGCGCGCGGGCGCTCTCCTCGACCATCTTGTCGACCGCCGCGCCGCCTCCAATCATTTTTCGGCTCAGCTCGGAGTAGGCCGCCCACGGCTGCAGGCGGTCGAGGATGACCGACATCTGGCCGGTGGCCTTCGAGAGGTCGTCGAACGCTTCTTCGCCGAGCATCTTCTCGAGCGACTTGCCGCTCGGAAGCATCATTGTGTTGGCGAGTTCCTGTTGATTCACGTCGGCCAAGTTCGCCTCGAGCACCACCACCTTCGATGCGTCGAGCGCCTGCCTGGCTGGAGGCGGAAAAGCCTCCCACGTCAGGCCTTCGACGCCCCCGTGAATCGTGCCAAACAGGTACAGCGGCCCGTTGGGCCCCTCGACCTTCCACAGGAGTGCGCGCTCGATGAGCTGCTCGGTCGCCTGCTCGGTCGGCTCTGTGTCGGGCTCGGCCTCGAGCGGTGCTTCCTCGGGCGCGCCCACCATCTGGGTGTCGGCCACCTCCTCGGCGGGCGCGTCGGTCTTCTGAGCCTGCTGCTTGTCGCAGCCGGCAAAGGAGAGGGCGAAGGCGATCAGGAGTATGAAGAGTCGTCGTTGCACGAAATCATCCGGGTCGAGAGTGTGCGGCGAGTGTACGACACGTCCTCTTGCACCACAAAGGGCGTGTCGTGCATCTTAATATCACTTACAGAACTCTCTACGCGGACGCGCCGAAATGAACAAGATGCCCCTCGTTTGTCTGCTTATCGGTTTCGCGCTGGTCGCCTGTGACGACGATGACATCTCCAATCCGCAGGATAGCGGAGTCAGCGACGCCGGTGATGTCACGGTCGACGCGGTCGGTGACGGTGGGGAGGGCGATGCACAGGCAGACGCCGACGCTTCGCAAGTGCCCGACCCGTCGACCTACGCCGAATGTGCGCCCTATGCGGTCGCCGGCCCCAATGCGGTGGG
It encodes:
- a CDS encoding serine hydrolase domain-containing protein encodes the protein MKRLTLVVLYVFLVSSAFSCRTSPPIPPDEPQAEEPADTPEQSEQPEQGEESNAQEDQPGYQDPQGRFSAPIPENWSVEQREGYATAVGPDKKIKLHMMALDGGKVAEAIEQMWPKVNPDLELEATQTLNPPAAQGLEEITVVNYKMGKEGYVKQASGWRVGNTVYLALIEGELVPVQKRASQLQLIASGFQKSTMQQESIAGKKPAKLDKEKLAKFDAHVAQMVELFGVPGASIGVVQDGEVVYAKAFGERKMGGEPMTTDTLMMVGSTSKTMTTMLMADAVDEGKLEWDKAAQLILPEFSVKDPEISKKITVENLVCACTGVPRRDFEIFFNFNDMSAEDTIESLETFEFFTDFGEAFQYSNQMVATGGYVTAAALGSEYGKLQDGYIAAMDERIFGPIGMKATTLSFDDAIGSGKAATPYVLGLDATYEPTPLDVERFVVPLAPAGAVWSNTDDMTKYIITQLNKGVAPDGKRVVSAENLTHTWKPQVEINALASYGLGWIVADYKGQTMISHGGNTTGFTSELAFLPDAGLGITILSNGGAANNFSQAIRNGLFELAFDLEPQASKNAQFAHKTTVEETAKMKKRLQDIDPKAVKSFVGSYQSDELGEVTVSLKDGKLVVDAGEFASAVRPMKSEQTGELVYTTVDPPVIGAEMKFEEKDGKKIIELGQGVVSYTFVKTQ
- a CDS encoding TraB/GumN family protein encodes the protein MQRRLFILLIAFALSFAGCDKQQAQKTDAPAEEVADTQMVGAPEEAPLEAEPDTEPTEQATEQLIERALLWKVEGPNGPLYLFGTIHGGVEGLTWEAFPPPARQALDASKVVVLEANLADVNQQELANTMMLPSGKSLEKMLGEEAFDDLSKATGQMSVILDRLQPWAAYSELSRKMIGGGAAVDKMVEESARAQSKELVYLEGVKEQIGLLQKAVDAELLRYMVETREDQKKLLDELIAAYQAGDADKLAKVAFDPQEMERHPKMYEVLFDRRNKAWVGELEKLVQRGDVFVAVGAGHLVGDNSVIAMLEKKGHEVERVSAADNTESDDAK